In Mytilus edulis chromosome 7, xbMytEdul2.2, whole genome shotgun sequence, a single genomic region encodes these proteins:
- the LOC139481291 gene encoding peptidyl-glycine alpha-amidating monooxygenase-like, producing the protein MIALAVLLLVLPSAAIAVRELPFITAHHGENGQEIYKMKHSFPTIKIHEPDQYICYTRYLEELDEVYVLSTLIEMNHEFVHHADLSFCEEPEEFASHKPWECSKNRKYCKGGAVGVYFLDDYYRSKEGKMTYPKDVSLKVGFSTIMRHICIEMHTKAAVIDAKYPLINVTLTFIKTPTKYNYQSHLMLTDGYIPANMEKGYFAEVACRWDKPDVVAYAVQVHTHHVGYMADVFRVRNGTWTLLASQLTQGKSKVLVPVPGGFIDVRQGDILAAKCLYITKDSNPVRFGESDGQEMCNVDIQLGYEFKHEESFKRSSGCMTQHPKFSFCDHEATSGICGDNSKVNM; encoded by the exons ATGATTGCATTGGCTGTGTTGCTCCTTGTTTTACCTTCAGCAG CAATAGCTGTACGGGAACTTCCCTTCATAACAGCTCATCATGGAGAAAATggacaggaaatttataaaatgaagcATTCATTTCCAACTATTAAAATACATGAA CCCGACCAATATATTTGCTACACCAGATATTTGGAAGAACTTGATGAAGTATATGTTT TGAGCACCTTAATTGAAATGAATCATGAGTTCGTTCATCATGCCGATTTAAGTTTTTGTGAAGAGCCTGAAGAATTTGCAAGCCATAAACCATG GGAATGTTCAAAGAATAGAAAATATTGTAAAGGAGGGGCAGTAGGCGTTTATTTTTTGGATGACTACTACAGATCTAAAGAGGGTAAAATGACGTATCCTAAAG acGTATCACTTAAAGTCGGATTTTCTACAATAATGAGGCATATTTGTATTGAGATGCACACTAAAGCAGCAGTTATCG ATGCTAAATATCCATTAATCAATGTTACGTTAACATTTATCAAAACGcc CACAAAATACAACTATCAAAGTCATTTAATGCTGACTGACGGGTATATTCCCGCCAACATGGAAAAGG gaTATTTTGCTGAAGTGGCGTGTCGTTGGGATAAGCCTGACGTTGTTGCATATGCTGTTCAAGTTCATACACATCATGTTG GATATATGGCTGATGTGTTCAGAGTTCGAAACGGTACATGGACTTTACTGGCAAGCCAGTTAACACAAGGAAAATCTAAG GTGTTGGTACCAGTACCTGGAGGATTTATTGACGTACGACAGGGAGATATTCTG GCTGCAAAGTGTTTGTATATCACCAAGGATAGTAATCCAGTTCGTTTTGG gGAATCTGATGGTCAAGAGATGTGTAATGTTGATATACAATTGGGTTACGAATTCAAACATGAAGAAAGTTTTAAACGGTCAAGTGGGTGTATGACACAACACCCAAAATTTTCGTTTTGTGACCACGAGGCGACATCAGGAATTTGTGGAGACAATAGCAAAGTAAACATGTAG